Proteins from a genomic interval of Papaver somniferum cultivar HN1 chromosome 4, ASM357369v1, whole genome shotgun sequence:
- the LOC113275067 gene encoding agamous-like MADS-box protein AGL62 → MMMNQVMMIEMKTQRKGGDGRKRIKIEKIKDKSRLQVTFSKRRKGLFKKATELSVLTGAQVALIAFSPAGKPYVCGNPDLLVDRFVNGEPSEVHQKDHDDPEQRRYMEVEKELEAEKKRGVFLESLINCDLGSGNDKSWWDTYVDGLSLDELKQMRSDMEQLQKCVAQRSNDLKMNSNTASSSSSSYEEKSLALMKLPAGNDDIIDDDYLNEEMVNELVFDFDSQEYDFGTTTSTDQEITADMFSDDYCY, encoded by the coding sequence ATGATGATGAATCAAGTGATGATGATAGAGATGAAGACACAGAGAAAAGGAGGTGATGGTCGTAAGAGGATtaagattgaaaaaataaaagacaaatcAAGATTACAAGTTACATTCTCCAAAAGACGAAAGGGTTTGTTCAAGAAGGCGACTGAATTATCTGTTTTAACTGGTGCACAAGTTGCACTGATTGCTTTCTCTCCTGCCGGAAAACCATATGTTTGTGGGAATCCTGATCTCCTAGTCGATCGATTTGTTAATGGTGAACCGTCTGAAGTTCATCAGAAAGATCATGACGATCCCGAACAGAGGAGGTATATGGAAGTTGAGAAAGAATTAGAAGCTGAAAAGAAAAGAGGGGTTTTCTTGGAATCATTGATAAATTGTGATTTGGGGTCTGGTAATGATAAATCTTGGTGGGATACATATGTTGATGGATTGAGTTTGGATGAATTAAAACAGATGAGAAGTGATATGGAACAACTCCAGAAGTGCGTCGCACAGAGATCTAATGACTTAAAGATGAACAGTAACAcagcttcttcttcgtcttcttcataCGAAGAAAAGTCACTTGCGTTGATGAAATTACCGGCTGGTAATGATGACATTATTGATGATGATTATCTGAATGAAGAGATGGTGAATGAGTTAGTCTTTGATTTTGATTCTCAAGAGTATGATTTTGGGACTACAACTTCAACTGATCAAGAAATCACCGCCGATATGTTTTCTGATGACTACTGCTACTAG